In Oscillatoria acuminata PCC 6304, a single window of DNA contains:
- a CDS encoding trifunctional serine/threonine-protein kinase/ATP-binding protein/sensor histidine kinase: MKNPKMTTTQSDPQLPGYTLTELIYPGNRTHVYRGVHQQSQQPVVIKVMKRDYPTFGELAQFRNQFVITKNIEIPGIVRTLALEALGNGYAIVMEDSGSISMEQYLENQSLNLLEIIEIAIQLTAILHQLHQQRIIHKDIKPANILIHPNSGQITLIDFSIASLLPKETQAIQSPQGLEGTLAYLAPEQTGRMNRGIDYRTDFYALGVTLYELLTGQLPFHSDDPLEVIHSHIAKTPTPVHEVKPEIPAMLGAIAAKLMAKNAEDRYQSALGLHHDLQECLNQWQARGEITEFALGQRDLSDRFNIPEKLYGRETEVAQLLAAFERVAEGTSELLLVAGFSGIGKTAVINEVHKPIVRQHGYFIKGKFDQFNRNIPLNAFIQAFRDLVGQLLSESDQQLQIWQAKILVALTESAQVIIDLIPELERITGPQPPASELSGEAAQNRFNLLFQNFIQVFATVEHPLVIFIDDLQWADSASLSFMQRLLTKAQGQYLLVLGAYRDNEVFPGHPFLMTVHALEKANVTLETLTLGPLKAESLNHLIADAFQAPESVVQPLMTLVMQKTQGNPFFVTQFLKALHQDGLISFDREARHWHYDLVQVQDAALTDDVVAFMALQLQKLPTETQRVIQLAACIGNQFDLATLAIVSEQSSTDTATALWKALQDGLILPTSQVYKFFQGTEPADLESSANPTYRFLHDRIQQAAYSLIPEVHRATIHYRIGRLLLSHFSSATQEERIFEIVGHLNSSIGLIVNPTERIDLARWNLIAGRKAMNSNAYGAALDYLNQAIDLLPEDAWTEHYTFTLELHHHRLDAAYLNTQFENLEIWGESVLQQASSLLDQIKVYETRMMALRSQGRFLEVVGTGLQVLKLLGIEFPDQPTSDDIDAAYQRSRQAWQGREPMSLLDLPAMQDLHLLATMQILTKLVPSAHIAAPRLLPLLSFKQIELSIQHGNSPVSIFSYADYGLILCGIIGDIPTGYEFGKLSLALLEHLQITPFKSRAYFIVNAFSRHWQEPLQHSIPLLLEGYRCGLESGDWECVALNLLAASHYQYWAGQELQRLAEEMVIYRQVIDKVKQEATLKSHEIYLQTVWNLLGQAKVPYRLQGHIFNTDESLPLLQSANDGVSLCHVYLNQACLCYLFEQDELAAQHTTHLEEYIDAVCGFFQMVIWVFYDALIQIRCYSKALPEQQALILERIATHQAKLKVWAMHAPFNHQHRWQLIAAEYHRVLNQRADAIEYYDCAIATAQEHQFIQEEALANELAAKFYLAWGKEKIAAGYLQEAYYCYSRWGAKAKVVDLETRYPHLLQPILQPSLQCLDLLNTVSTVSRATAAITTGTQHSTRSSSINQTLDLASVLKASQALSGTLQLDELLNQLTQIILQNSGGDRCVLIIPNDGGIWQVRAIATPDEIHLCTDSLDHNPELPVKLIQYVKNTQESVVVDNLKTNLPILDEYLRIQQPKSILCLPILNQGRCIGIVYLKNSLTRGVFTEERIVILNFLCTQAAISLENARLYQQVQQSLTDLQQAQLHLVQSEKMSALGGLVSGVAHEINNPAGCILGNVGATENYVNDLLGLLELYGAAFPEPGDEIESELEAVDLDYLREDLPQLIRAMRDSGDRIKSISQSLRTFSRKDTDHKQPFNLHEGIESTLLILRHRLKANEHRPEIKVAKAYGQIQPVNCFPGQLNQVFMNILANAIDVFDDLSHPSSFAEITAQKQQITIQIQQVENRVEIKIADNGAGIPEEIQSKIFDHLFTTKAVGKGTGLGLAIARQIVVETHGGRLQVHSQIGQGTEFVISLPQS, encoded by the coding sequence ATGAAAAACCCAAAAATGACCACGACTCAATCGGACCCTCAACTCCCTGGCTATACTCTAACTGAGCTAATTTACCCCGGAAACCGCACCCATGTTTATCGTGGAGTTCACCAGCAGTCACAGCAACCCGTGGTGATCAAGGTGATGAAACGGGACTATCCCACCTTTGGGGAGTTGGCCCAGTTTCGGAATCAATTTGTCATTACTAAAAATATCGAGATTCCTGGCATTGTGAGGACATTAGCCCTTGAAGCCTTGGGCAATGGCTATGCGATCGTCATGGAAGATAGTGGCAGTATATCTATGGAGCAATACCTGGAAAATCAATCCTTAAATCTATTAGAAATCATTGAAATTGCTATTCAATTAACCGCTATTCTCCACCAGTTACATCAGCAGCGGATTATTCATAAAGATATCAAGCCGGCTAATATTCTCATTCATCCAAACTCAGGGCAAATCACCCTAATTGATTTCAGTATTGCCTCATTGCTACCCAAGGAAACCCAAGCCATTCAAAGCCCCCAAGGACTAGAAGGAACCCTCGCCTACCTAGCCCCTGAACAAACTGGGCGGATGAATCGAGGGATTGACTATCGCACTGACTTTTATGCTCTGGGGGTGACGCTCTATGAACTCTTGACGGGGCAATTGCCGTTTCATAGCGATGACCCCCTAGAGGTGATCCATAGCCACATTGCCAAAACCCCAACCCCAGTCCATGAGGTTAAACCGGAGATTCCAGCTATGCTTGGGGCGATCGCAGCTAAACTGATGGCGAAAAATGCCGAAGACCGCTATCAGAGCGCATTAGGGCTGCACCACGATTTACAGGAATGCCTAAACCAATGGCAAGCCAGGGGTGAGATTACTGAGTTTGCTTTGGGTCAGCGGGATTTGAGCGATCGCTTTAATATCCCGGAAAAACTTTATGGCCGAGAAACTGAAGTCGCCCAGTTATTAGCCGCCTTTGAACGGGTAGCCGAGGGAACCTCAGAGTTATTGCTCGTGGCGGGCTTTTCTGGCATCGGCAAAACCGCCGTCATCAATGAAGTTCATAAGCCCATTGTCCGACAACACGGCTATTTCATTAAAGGAAAATTTGACCAATTTAATCGCAATATTCCCTTGAATGCCTTTATCCAAGCCTTCCGCGATCTAGTGGGGCAATTGCTCTCGGAATCGGATCAGCAGCTACAAATTTGGCAAGCTAAGATCTTGGTAGCCCTAACAGAAAGTGCCCAGGTCATTATCGATCTAATTCCTGAACTCGAACGGATCACCGGGCCGCAACCTCCGGCTTCAGAACTCTCCGGTGAGGCGGCACAAAATCGCTTTAACCTCCTGTTCCAAAACTTCATTCAGGTTTTTGCCACAGTAGAGCATCCCTTAGTCATCTTTATTGATGACCTGCAATGGGCAGATTCCGCCTCCTTGAGCTTCATGCAGAGGCTGTTGACCAAAGCTCAAGGTCAATATCTATTAGTCTTAGGAGCCTATCGAGATAATGAAGTGTTTCCCGGTCATCCCTTTTTAATGACGGTTCATGCTCTAGAAAAGGCAAATGTGACCCTGGAAACCCTTACCCTTGGCCCCTTGAAGGCTGAGAGCCTCAACCACCTGATTGCCGATGCTTTCCAAGCTCCAGAGTCCGTGGTGCAACCCTTGATGACCTTGGTCATGCAAAAGACCCAGGGTAATCCTTTCTTTGTGACCCAATTTCTCAAGGCATTACACCAGGATGGTTTGATTAGCTTCGATCGCGAGGCTCGCCATTGGCATTATGACCTCGTGCAGGTGCAGGATGCGGCGTTAACCGATGATGTGGTGGCATTTATGGCGTTGCAGTTACAAAAACTGCCCACCGAGACTCAACGGGTCATTCAATTAGCAGCCTGTATTGGCAACCAATTTGACTTAGCAACCTTGGCGATCGTCTCAGAGCAATCATCCACAGATACAGCGACTGCATTATGGAAAGCATTACAGGACGGATTAATTTTACCCACGAGCCAAGTCTATAAATTCTTCCAGGGTACGGAACCGGCTGATTTAGAAAGTTCCGCCAATCCGACCTATCGATTTTTGCACGATCGGATTCAACAAGCGGCTTACTCTCTGATTCCTGAAGTTCACAGAGCCACAATTCATTACCGCATCGGTCGCCTATTATTGAGTCATTTTTCATCCGCTACCCAAGAAGAGCGCATTTTTGAAATTGTCGGCCATTTGAATTCCAGCATTGGCTTAATTGTCAATCCGACTGAGCGGATCGATTTGGCCCGATGGAATCTCATCGCCGGTCGCAAAGCGATGAATTCTAATGCTTATGGTGCCGCCCTCGACTATTTGAACCAAGCCATTGACCTATTGCCAGAAGATGCCTGGACAGAGCACTATACCTTTACTCTGGAACTGCATCACCATCGCCTAGATGCGGCTTATTTGAATACTCAGTTTGAGAACCTCGAAATCTGGGGCGAAAGCGTGTTGCAACAGGCGAGTTCTCTACTCGATCAGATCAAAGTTTACGAGACACGCATGATGGCGCTGCGGTCTCAAGGACGATTTCTAGAAGTTGTGGGAACAGGATTGCAGGTTCTGAAATTATTGGGCATTGAATTCCCCGACCAACCTACATCGGACGATATTGATGCCGCTTATCAGCGATCGCGACAGGCTTGGCAAGGACGTGAACCCATGAGTTTACTGGATTTGCCCGCCATGCAAGATCTCCACCTCTTGGCCACCATGCAAATTCTGACCAAACTTGTCCCCTCCGCCCATATCGCTGCACCCCGGCTGTTGCCCCTGCTGAGTTTCAAGCAAATAGAACTCTCGATTCAGCATGGTAACTCTCCAGTTTCAATTTTTTCCTATGCAGACTATGGCTTAATTCTATGTGGAATTATTGGTGATATTCCCACCGGGTATGAGTTTGGGAAACTTTCCCTGGCCCTTTTAGAACACTTGCAAATCACCCCATTCAAGAGCCGAGCCTATTTTATTGTCAATGCGTTTAGTCGCCATTGGCAAGAGCCGCTCCAGCATTCCATTCCATTGCTTTTGGAAGGCTACCGTTGTGGTTTAGAGAGCGGTGATTGGGAATGTGTAGCGCTCAACTTGTTAGCTGCCAGCCACTACCAGTATTGGGCAGGGCAAGAACTCCAAAGGTTGGCCGAAGAGATGGTGATTTATCGGCAAGTGATTGATAAAGTGAAGCAGGAAGCAACCTTGAAGTCTCATGAAATTTATCTCCAAACCGTATGGAATTTATTGGGACAGGCCAAAGTTCCCTATCGCCTACAAGGTCATATTTTTAATACTGACGAGTCCCTGCCGTTGCTCCAATCTGCTAACGATGGCGTGAGTCTTTGTCATGTTTACCTCAACCAAGCCTGTCTCTGTTATCTCTTTGAGCAAGATGAATTAGCCGCACAGCACACCACCCATTTAGAAGAATATATCGATGCGGTCTGTGGATTTTTCCAGATGGTGATTTGGGTGTTCTATGATGCGCTGATCCAGATCAGATGCTACTCAAAAGCACTGCCCGAACAGCAGGCATTAATTCTAGAGCGGATTGCTACCCATCAAGCTAAATTAAAAGTTTGGGCGATGCACGCTCCTTTTAATCATCAACATCGTTGGCAATTGATTGCTGCTGAGTACCATCGGGTGTTGAATCAACGGGCGGATGCGATTGAGTATTATGATTGTGCCATTGCCACGGCTCAGGAACATCAGTTCATTCAAGAAGAAGCCCTCGCCAATGAACTGGCAGCTAAGTTTTATCTGGCTTGGGGTAAGGAGAAAATTGCAGCGGGCTATCTCCAAGAAGCCTACTACTGCTATTCCCGTTGGGGAGCAAAAGCGAAAGTGGTGGATTTGGAAACCCGTTATCCTCATTTGTTGCAACCGATTCTGCAACCTTCACTACAATGTCTGGATTTGTTGAATACAGTCAGTACGGTTTCCAGAGCAACAGCGGCGATTACTACCGGCACTCAACACAGTACCCGTAGTTCTAGTATTAACCAAACCCTGGATTTAGCCAGTGTTCTCAAAGCATCTCAAGCCCTTTCGGGTACACTGCAACTCGATGAATTGCTCAATCAACTCACGCAGATTATTTTGCAAAACTCAGGGGGCGATCGCTGCGTTTTAATCATTCCCAATGATGGGGGTATTTGGCAGGTCCGGGCCATCGCCACCCCCGATGAAATTCACCTATGCACCGATTCCCTCGATCATAATCCTGAACTGCCAGTCAAGCTCATTCAATATGTCAAAAATACCCAGGAATCAGTGGTTGTTGATAATTTAAAAACTAATTTACCCATATTGGATGAATATCTACGGATCCAACAGCCCAAGAGCATTTTGTGTTTGCCAATTCTCAATCAGGGGCGCTGTATTGGGATTGTATATTTGAAGAATAGTCTGACCCGTGGAGTATTTACCGAGGAACGCATTGTGATTCTGAATTTCCTCTGCACTCAAGCCGCAATTTCCCTAGAAAATGCACGGCTGTATCAACAGGTGCAACAGTCTCTGACAGATTTGCAACAAGCCCAACTCCACTTAGTCCAGAGTGAAAAAATGTCAGCCCTGGGGGGATTAGTCTCGGGGGTGGCCCATGAGATTAATAACCCGGCGGGTTGTATTTTGGGCAATGTGGGGGCGACTGAGAACTATGTTAACGATTTATTGGGACTGCTTGAGCTTTATGGGGCAGCATTCCCAGAACCGGGTGATGAGATTGAATCGGAACTGGAAGCGGTCGATTTAGACTATTTGCGGGAGGATTTGCCTCAGTTGATTCGTGCGATGCGGGATAGTGGCGATCGCATTAAATCCATTAGCCAAAGTTTACGCACCTTCTCCCGAAAAGATACAGATCACAAACAGCCCTTTAATCTCCATGAGGGCATTGAAAGTACATTGCTAATTTTACGCCATCGCCTCAAAGCCAATGAGCATCGCCCTGAAATTAAAGTAGCGAAAGCCTATGGTCAAATCCAACCTGTTAATTGTTTCCCGGGTCAACTGAATCAGGTGTTTATGAATATTCTAGCCAATGCCATTGATGTGTTTGATGATCTATCCCACCCGTCATCATTTGCCGAAATAACAGCGCAAAAGCAACAGATTACTATTCAGATTCAACAAGTTGAAAACAGGGTTGAGATTAAAATTGCTGACAATGGCGCGGGTATCCCCGAGGAGATTCAATCCAAGATTTTTGACCATTTGTTTACGACTAAAGCCGTGGGCAAAGGGACGGGATTAGGATTGGCGATCGCCCGTCAAATTGTCGTTGAGACCCACGGGGGCAGATTACAGGTCCACTCTCAAATCGGTCAAGGGACAGAATTTGTGATTAGCCTGCCCCAAAGCTGA
- a CDS encoding ATP-binding sensor histidine kinase — protein sequence MKNPEMTTLQSHPQLPGYTLTELIYPGNRTQVYRGVHQQSQQPVVIKMMKRDYPTFGELAQFRNQFVITKNIEIPGIVRTLALEALGNGYAIVMEDSGSISMSQYLENQSLNLLEIIEIAIQLTAILHQLHQQRIIHKDIKPANVLIHPNSGQITLIDFSIASLLPKETQTIQSPQGLEGTLAYLAPEQTGRMNRGIDYRTDFYALGVMLYELLTGQLPFYSDDPLEVIHSHIAKTPTPVHEVKPEIPAMLGAIVAKLMAKNAEDRYQSDLGLQHDLRECLNQWQTRGEITEFALGQRDLSDRFIIPEKLYGRETEVAQLLTAFDRVAEGTSELLLVAGFSGIGKTAVINEVHKPIVRQRGYFIKGKFDQFNRNIPLNAFIQAFRDLVGQLLSESDRQLNIWKAKILAALTESAQVIIDLIPELERITGPQPPVPELSGEAARNRFNLLFQNFIQVFTTVEHPLVIFIDDLQWADSASLSLMQRLLTEAQCQYLLVLGAYRDNEVFPGHPFLMTVNALEKANVTLETLTLGSLKAESLNHLIAEAFQAPESLVQPLTSLVMQKTQGNPFFATQFLKALHQDGLITFDHEARHWQCDLVQVQDAALTDDVVAFMALQLQKLPIATQEQLKFAACIGAQFDLKTLAIVSEQSQTQVASALWPALQEGLVLPESRIYKFYLGDDCTHTPQPLAEALSEQINYRFFHDRVQQAAYSLIPTEQKQITRYQIGKLLLQHTPSDKLEEGIFDIVNHLNQGTESIETQEEKCQLSELNLKAGQKALAATAYVSARQYFDAGIKLLEIDCWKAQYQLALSLYQSAIKAEYLAINFPRANTLATLVLEQVTSVLDRVTVYELQIQMYMAQSEMLKALDVGKLSLELLGVDLNHPPLSSDIHLPQLSTIESLPVMQDAHHRAIMRMLMVMFSPAYTAQPALLSPIVLTAIDLSLKEGHTPLTAFAYVLYGILQCGVEKDLDKGYYCGLLALKVLDRFSARELECKVINLFNVFIKPWKDSFAQSIKPLEKASHVGFEMGDIEYASYASAHCCTFNVLAGEPLLDVHKRQGITINVVNSIKQDHALNHTKIWQQFVLNLLENIATPEQLLGDCFDEAGLLAVFCSGNDRSLPFTAYLTKCILSYLFGSHLVAVQSAVKAANYVDSAIGITIAIHNFYYSLCLLADCSNLEKSSLLSAGEAQKSRLMQVKINQQLMKEWAVHAPKNFEHKYNLVVAERCRVLRQKVKAIDLYDRAISGAKENGFIQDEALANELAAQFYLAWGKEKIAADYLQEAYYCYSRWGAKAKVVDLETRYPHLLQPILQPSLQCLDLLNTISKFSSITGSISTGTQHNNSSYSINQTLDLASVLKASQALSSTLQLDELLNQLTQIILQNSGGDRCVLIIPNDGGVWQVRAIASPDEIHLCTDSLDHNPDLPVKLIQYVKNTQELVVVDNLETNLPILDEYLQIRQPKSILCLPILNQGRCIGIVYLKNSLTRGVFTEERIVVLNFLCTQAAISLENARLYQQVQQSLTDLQQAQLQLVQSEKMSALGGLVSGVAHEINNPAGCILGNVGATEDYVKDLLRLLELYGEALPEPGNEIEAELEAVDLDYLRQDLPQLIRAMRDSGDRIKSISQSLRTFSRKDTDHKQPFNLHEGIESTLLILRHRLKGNEHRPEIKVAKAYNWLNPVNCFPGQLNQVFMNILANAIDVFDDLAQQSSFAEITAQKQQITIQIQQVENWVEIKIADNGAGIPPEIQSKIFDHLFTTKAVGKGTGLGLAIARQIVVETHGGQLQVHSQIGQGTEFVISLPQH from the coding sequence ATGAAAAATCCAGAAATGACGACCCTGCAATCGCACCCTCAACTCCCTGGTTATACTCTAACTGAGCTAATTTACCCAGGAAACCGCACCCAGGTTTATCGTGGAGTTCACCAGCAGTCGCAGCAACCTGTGGTGATCAAGATGATGAAACGGGACTATCCCACCTTTGGGGAGTTGGCCCAGTTTCGGAATCAATTTGTCATTACTAAAAATATCGAGATTCCTGGCATTGTCAGGACACTAGCCCTTGAAGCCTTGGGCAATGGCTATGCGATCGTCATGGAAGATAGTGGCAGTATATCGATGAGCCAATACCTGGAAAATCAATCCTTAAATCTATTAGAAATCATTGAAATTGCTATTCAATTAACCGCTATTCTCCACCAGTTGCATCAGCAGCGGATTATCCATAAAGATATCAAGCCGGCCAATGTTCTCATTCATCCAAACTCAGGGCAAATCACCCTAATTGATTTCAGTATTGCCTCCTTGCTACCCAAGGAAACCCAAACTATTCAAAGCCCCCAGGGACTAGAAGGAACCCTCGCTTACCTAGCCCCTGAACAAACTGGGCGGATGAACCGAGGGATTGACTATCGCACTGACTTTTATGCCCTAGGCGTGATGCTCTATGAACTTTTGACGGGGCAATTGCCGTTTTATAGCGATGACCCCCTAGAGGTGATCCATAGCCACATTGCCAAAACCCCAACCCCAGTCCATGAGGTTAAACCGGAGATTCCCGCTATGCTTGGGGCGATCGTGGCTAAACTGATGGCGAAAAATGCCGAAGACCGTTACCAAAGTGACCTAGGACTGCAGCACGATTTACGAGAATGCCTAAACCAATGGCAAACCAGGGGTGAGATTACTGAGTTTGCTTTGGGTCAACGGGATTTGAGCGATCGCTTCATTATTCCCGAAAAACTCTATGGCCGAGAAACTGAAGTCGCCCAGTTATTAACCGCCTTTGACCGTGTAGCCGAGGGAACCTCAGAGTTATTGCTCGTGGCGGGCTTTTCTGGCATCGGCAAAACCGCCGTCATCAATGAAGTTCATAAGCCCATTGTTCGGCAGCGCGGCTATTTCATTAAAGGAAAATTCGACCAGTTTAATCGGAATATTCCCTTGAATGCCTTTATTCAAGCCTTCCGCGATCTGGTCGGTCAATTGCTCTCGGAATCAGATCGGCAGCTAAACATTTGGAAAGCTAAGATTCTAGCTGCCCTAACAGAAAGTGCCCAGGTCATTATTGATCTAATTCCTGAACTCGAACGGATCACCGGGCCACAACCTCCGGTCCCAGAACTCTCCGGTGAGGCAGCACGAAATCGCTTTAACCTCCTCTTCCAAAACTTCATTCAGGTTTTTACAACAGTAGAGCATCCCTTAGTCATCTTTATTGATGACCTGCAATGGGCAGATTCTGCCTCCTTGAGCTTAATGCAGAGGCTGTTGACGGAAGCCCAATGTCAATATTTATTAGTCTTAGGAGCCTATCGAGATAATGAAGTGTTTCCCGGTCATCCCTTCTTAATGACGGTTAATGCTCTAGAAAAGGCAAATGTGACCCTTGAAACCCTTACCCTTGGTTCCTTGAAGGCTGAGAGTCTCAATCACCTAATTGCCGAGGCTTTCCAAGCTCCAGAGTCCTTGGTACAGCCGTTGACAAGCCTGGTCATGCAAAAGACTCAGGGTAATCCTTTCTTTGCGACTCAATTTCTCAAGGCATTACACCAGGATGGCCTGATTACCTTTGATCACGAGGCTCGCCATTGGCAATGTGACCTTGTGCAGGTACAGGATGCAGCCTTAACGGATGATGTGGTGGCATTTATGGCGTTGCAGTTACAAAAACTGCCGATCGCCACCCAGGAACAGCTAAAATTTGCGGCTTGTATTGGGGCACAATTTGACCTCAAGACTCTGGCGATTGTTTCAGAGCAATCCCAAACTCAAGTGGCCTCGGCCCTGTGGCCTGCGCTTCAAGAGGGGCTAGTTTTGCCGGAGAGTAGAATTTACAAATTTTATCTAGGGGATGATTGTACTCATACTCCTCAACCTCTGGCTGAAGCGCTTTCTGAGCAAATTAACTATCGCTTTTTCCATGACCGCGTTCAGCAGGCAGCCTATTCTTTGATTCCCACGGAGCAAAAGCAGATCACTCGCTACCAAATCGGAAAATTGCTATTGCAGCATACCCCTTCAGACAAATTAGAGGAAGGCATCTTTGACATTGTTAACCACTTAAATCAAGGCACGGAATCAATTGAGACCCAAGAAGAAAAATGTCAGTTATCTGAATTAAATCTCAAGGCTGGACAAAAGGCACTGGCAGCCACAGCTTATGTTAGCGCCCGTCAATATTTTGATGCGGGAATAAAACTTTTAGAAATTGATTGTTGGAAAGCTCAGTATCAGTTAGCGCTATCCCTTTATCAATCTGCGATTAAGGCCGAGTATCTCGCCATCAACTTCCCTCGTGCCAATACTCTAGCCACCCTGGTTTTAGAGCAGGTGACTAGCGTCCTTGATCGGGTGACCGTTTACGAACTACAAATTCAAATGTATATGGCTCAGTCAGAAATGCTAAAAGCACTAGATGTAGGAAAGTTATCCCTAGAACTTCTAGGCGTTGATTTAAATCATCCTCCTCTATCTTCTGACATTCATCTACCGCAGCTATCCACAATAGAATCATTGCCAGTGATGCAAGATGCTCATCACAGGGCCATTATGCGTATGCTGATGGTGATGTTCTCCCCAGCCTATACAGCACAACCCGCACTTTTATCACCAATCGTTTTGACAGCAATCGATCTGAGCCTGAAGGAAGGACATACACCACTAACCGCATTTGCCTATGTGTTGTATGGCATATTGCAATGTGGAGTTGAAAAAGACTTGGACAAGGGTTATTACTGTGGCTTGCTGGCGTTGAAAGTATTAGATCGCTTCTCGGCTCGGGAATTAGAATGCAAGGTCATCAATTTGTTCAATGTGTTTATTAAGCCTTGGAAAGATTCTTTCGCTCAAAGTATAAAACCATTGGAAAAAGCTAGTCACGTCGGTTTTGAAATGGGGGATATTGAATATGCCAGCTATGCAAGCGCTCACTGTTGCACTTTTAATGTTCTGGCTGGGGAGCCTCTGCTGGACGTGCATAAAAGGCAAGGTATTACCATAAATGTTGTCAATAGCATCAAGCAAGACCATGCTCTCAATCATACAAAAATTTGGCAACAATTTGTCTTGAATCTGCTGGAAAATATCGCTACGCCAGAACAACTTTTAGGGGATTGTTTCGATGAGGCGGGTCTTCTTGCTGTTTTTTGTTCAGGGAATGACCGCTCACTGCCGTTTACCGCCTATTTGACCAAATGCATTCTGAGCTATTTATTTGGAAGCCATCTAGTGGCAGTCCAATCAGCGGTGAAAGCAGCCAATTATGTTGATTCTGCTATTGGAATAACGATTGCTATTCACAATTTTTATTATTCGCTTTGCCTATTGGCTGATTGTTCTAACTTGGAAAAGAGTAGTCTTTTGTCTGCGGGTGAAGCTCAAAAATCTCGACTAATGCAGGTAAAGATTAATCAACAATTAATGAAAGAATGGGCAGTTCATGCTCCTAAAAACTTTGAACATAAATATAATCTGGTTGTGGCAGAGCGGTGTCGTGTACTACGGCAAAAGGTAAAAGCAATAGACTTATACGATCGCGCCATCTCTGGAGCTAAAGAGAACGGTTTCATTCAAGATGAAGCACTCGCCAATGAACTGGCGGCTCAGTTTTATCTAGCTTGGGGTAAGGAGAAAATTGCGGCAGACTATCTCCAAGAAGCCTACTACTGCTATTCCCGTTGGGGAGCAAAAGCGAAAGTGGTGGATTTGGAAACCCGTTATCCTCATTTGTTGCAACCGATTCTGCAACCTTCACTACAATGTCTGGATTTGTTGAATACAATCAGCAAGTTCTCCAGTATAACCGGGTCAATTAGTACCGGCACTCAACATAATAACAGTAGCTATAGTATTAACCAAACCCTGGATTTAGCCAGTGTTCTGAAAGCATCTCAAGCCCTTTCTAGTACCCTACAACTTGATGAATTGCTCAATCAACTCACGCAAATTATCCTGCAAAACTCTGGGGGCGATCGCTGCGTCTTAATCATTCCCAATGATGGGGGGGTCTGGCAGGTACGGGCCATCGCCAGCCCCGATGAAATTCACCTGTGCACCGATTCCCTCGATCATAATCCGGATCTGCCGGTCAAGCTCATTCAATATGTCAAAAATACCCAGGAATTAGTGGTTGTTGATAATTTAGAAACCAATTTACCCATATTGGATGAATATCTACAAATTCGACAGCCCAAGAGCATTTTATGTTTGCCGATTCTTAATCAGGGTCGCTGTATTGGCATTGTCTATTTGAAGAATAGTCTGACCCGTGGGGTATTTACCGAGGAACGGATTGTGGTTCTCAATTTCCTGTGTACTCAAGCCGCAATTTCCTTAGAAAACGCTCGGCTGTATCAACAGGTGCAACAGTCTCTGACGGATTTGCAACAAGCCCAACTCCAGTTAGTTCAGAGTGAAAAAATGTCAGCCCTTGGGGGATTAGTCTCGGGGGTTGCCCATGAGATTAACAATCCGGCGGGTTGTATTCTGGGTAATGTGGGGGCGACAGAGGACTATGTTAAGGATTTATTGAGACTGCTTGAGCTTTATGGGGAAGCATTACCTGAACCGGGGAATGAGATTGAAGCGGAACTGGAGGCGGTGGATTTAGACTATTTGCGGCAGGATTTGCCTCAGTTGATTCGGGCGATGCGAGATAGCGGCGATCGCATTAAATCCATTAGCCAAAGTTTACGCACCTTTTCCCGAAAAGACACGGATCACAAACAGCCTTTTAATCTCCATGAGGGCATTGAAAGTACATTGTTGATTTTGCGCCATCGCCTCAAAGGGAATGAACATCGCCCTGAGATTAAAGTAGCGAAAGCATATAATTGGCTCAACCCAGTTAATTGTTTCCCGGGTCAGCTAAATCAGGTGTTTATGAATATTCTGGCGAATGCTATTGATGTGTTTGATGATCTAGCCCAACAGTCATCATTTGCCGAAATAACAGCGCAAAAGCAACAGATTACTATTCAGATTCAACAAGTTGAAAACTGGGTTGAGATTAAAATTGCTGACAACGGCGCGGGTATTCCCCCAGAAATTCAATCCAAGATTTTTGACCATTTGTTTACCACTAAAGCCGTGGGGAAAGGAACGGGGTTAGGATTGGCGATCGCCCGTCAAATTGTGGTTGAGACCCACGGCGGTCAATTACAGGTCCACTCTCAAATCGGTCAAGGGACAGAATTTGTGATTAGCTTGCCCCAACATTAA